One Eurosta solidaginis isolate ZX-2024a chromosome 5, ASM4086904v1, whole genome shotgun sequence DNA segment encodes these proteins:
- the LOC137253703 gene encoding pupal cuticle protein C1B-like — MAFKFVLLSVLLAVASAGILQPVTYAHVANPAVDAVASSHQNVVRTFDGTVSQYSKSIEMPYSSVHKHDTRVSNNVYQPAVAKTVTYAAPAPGTVYTHTSPVSKTVTYAAPTQVYTHSAPVVHKTVYASPAQSTSYVHSSPVAKTIAYVAPAVSKSTALYTHAAPVSKTVYAPLHSHAVVAAPAVSKTVAYPAPAPVYQHDDVAKHVTYASSAPVYHHAAPLATTSYNHGPAATTYTHNAPGVSAYGASQTVHYSPADTSSHMRFDGFGTHWGW; from the coding sequence atggcATTTAAATTCGTTTTACTTTCAGTTTTATTAGCTGTTGCTAGCGCTGGTATTTTACAACCTGTCACATATGCTCATGTCGCCAATCCCGCCGTGGATGCGGTCGCTTCGAGCCACCAAAACGTGGTACGCACCTTCGATGGCACCGTTTCGCAATATTCGAAATCCATTGAGATGCCTTACTCCAGTGTACACAAGCACGATACTCGCGTTAGCAATAATGTCTATCAACCAGCTGTGGCCAAAACTGTAACCTATGCCGCACCAGCTCCAGGAACCGTTTACACGCACACATCACCAGTGTCTAAAACTGTTACCTATGCTGCACCAACGCAAGTCTACACACACTCTGCTCCAGTTGTACACAAAACTGTATACGCCTCACCAGCTCAATCTACCTCGTACGTGCACTCATCACCTGTTGCTAAGACTATAGCATATGTTGCTCCCGCCGTTTCCAAGTCGACTGCCTTGTACACTCATGCTGCTCCCGTTAGCAAGACTGTATATGCTCCTCTACATTCGCATGCTGTTGTGGCTGCTCCAGCTGTGTCCAAAACAGTTGCTTATCCTGCACCAGCTCCAGTTTATCAACATGATGATGTTGCTAAACATGTAACCTATGCCTCATCAGCTCCTGTTTATCATCATGCAGCGCCGCTGGCCACAACCAGCTATAATCATGGACCAGCAGCAACCACTTATACACATAATGCTCCAGGTGTTTCTGCTTATGGCGCTAGCCAGACTGTACACTACTCACCTGCTGATACCTCGTCCCACATGAGGTTCGATGGTTTCGGTACTCATTGGGGTTGGTAA